ACTGCTCGCCCTTCTCCGCCTCGGCGGATGCCTCGACCGCGGGGGCCTGGGCCGGGGCGGGAGCCGCGGCCGGGGTCTCCGCGGGGTTCTGGGCGGGGGTCTCCGCGGGAGCCTCGGCCGGAGCCGCCTCCGCAGCGGCAGCCTTCTTGGCTGTGGTCTTCTTCGCCGTGGTCTTCTTGGCGGTGGTCTTCTTCGCCGTCGTCTTCTTCGCGGCCGCTCGCTTGGCGGGCGCCTTCTTGGCGGACGCCGGAGCGGTCTCCGCGCTCTCGGCCGGCTCAGCGGCGGCCTCGGTGGTGGGGCTCTCGCCGGCGGCGGACTCGGGCGCCGGGGCCGCCGTCTTCTTGGTCGTACGCTTGCGGGTGGTCTTCTTCGCCGTGGTCTTCTTGGCGGGGGTCTCGACGGGGGCTTCCGCGTCGGTCGAGGGTGTCGCGGGGGTCGCGGTCACCGGAGTCTGCGCCGCTTCCGCGGGCGTCTCGGTGCTCTCGACAGGGGGCTTGTCGGCCATGCCGTTCTCCTCATCCAGGACCTTCACAGGTGCCGGATCGTCAGGTGCCGGGAAACGGGCGCTGCGCAGTATCTAGCGTTATCTCTACGTAGCGGCCGCATCGCGGCGCAAAGCTTGTCAGGGCGGCGACATCCACCGCAGCTGTGCGTCACAGAGTGCGGTTCCGTCACCTGCCGCGGTCGCTCGGCCGTCCGGGATCTTCCCGGGCGAGTCACTCTCACCGACTCGCTAGGCCCGCGTCGCGGTCTGGCGACGACCTACCCCCTGTGTGCCGGTGTGCGGCCCCGGAGGACCCACGCCGGCGAGGCGTCGTCGGACTTCTCCAACCTCGGGACGGACCCGAATGTTTGAGCAGTCGTCTCGGAGTATCGCATACACCCTGTCGACAGACCGATATCCGGCCGGTCTCCGAGCGGGGCGACTTTCAGGGAAGCTTCGCTTCTTTCATCTGTCGTGACTTGTAGACATTGACGATCACGACCCCGTCGAGCCACTGCGTGAGCCGCTCGGCCTCCGCCTTCAGCGCCCGCGTGCCGTCCTCCCCGATGTCGTGGCGCACGATCGGATGCACCTGGCCCTCCTGGTCCTGCGCCCACGCCCCGACGATCCGCCCGTCCCACCAGGCGGTGTTGCCGGCGTTGCCGTTGGAGTCGAAGAGGTAGGCGACATCCTCGCCGTCCAGATAGAAGCCGCGCTCCTTCCAACCCATGACCGTGGGGTCGAGGGTAGGCACCAGCGCCGCCCACGGCTCCGTCTCGGGCTCGGGGTCGGTGGCGATCGGGTCGTCGGGCAGCACCCATCCGGTGCCGCCGCCCTCGAGACCGACCTGGACCGCGCCGATCGTCGCGAGCGCTGCCCGCACGGCCGATTTCGTCGAACCGAGCCACCAGACCAGGTCCGTCTCGGTGCCCGGACCGAAGGTCCACAGCCACCGGCGGACCAGCTCGGCGTAGCCCTCGGCAGCGGTGAGCGGCACCGGCGTGTCGCCCAGCCACGACTCGGTCACGGTCCAGGCCGGCTTGTTCAGCCGCCAGTGGCCGAGATTGTTGGCGCGCATCAGATGCCCCTGGGCGGCGAGGGTGCCGATCACCCAGCGGCCGATCGGGAACTCCCCGCCCCACTTCTTGCCGGGCGAGCCCATCCGGAAGCGGAGGTCGAGCGCCGGCACCAGGTCGCGCAGCTGCGTCGACGTACGCGGCACGCCGTCGGCCAGCGCCGCCAGGGTCGCGGCGTAGGCGTCGCGCAGCCAGGCGTCCTGCTCCTCGACGACGCCGCCCGCGGTCAGCCACTTGTGGAGGTTCTTGCCCTCCTGCGCCGCCACCCTCGCAGAGGCGCTCCCCATCGCCGCGGGGAGCAGATCTCGAGGGAAGGCGAAGAGCGTACGTCGCATCGCCAGGTGCTTGACCAGGCTCCTGTCCTCGTAGAGGGCGTGCTCGACGTCGTCGATCCGGAGGCCATCGACCCGTGCGTGCAACGCGAGATGGACCGTCGCGGCCTCGGTCGCGTGCCAGACCGTCATCGCCTGCGTGGCGGTGCCGACATCGGCGTACCGGTGCTCGGGGGCGAGCCCGTGCCGGCGGGCCAGCCTCGCCCGGCGCTCGCGGTCGGTGACGGTCCTCATCGCACGCAGACTAGGGCATGCCTGGCGAATCCACGCCCGCTACGCGACGTTTCGCATCCGATCTGGCTGCGTTGCCGCCGCTCGACAGCCGCCAGGATGCCTTCGCAGCGGACGCCTGGCCAGATCGGCCCGAAACGCCGCTCGCGGCCGCCGTGTCTTCACCAGACATCCCCTAGTGGAGCGGGTCGCCGATCGTGCCGGTTTCCTCGTCGAAGACACCCTGGGTGAGCCGGGTGAGCAGCGGCAGGCCGCCGTGCTCGGGGCCGACCTTCAGTCCGCCGACGCGCTCGAGGCCGGTGACGACATCGTCGGGGCGCACCGTCGGGGTGCCGTGGCGCAGCAGCAGCTGCAGACGCGAGCCGCCCTCGCGCGGCGCGGCGCTCATGCGTACGACCGCTGCCCGGGCGTCGAACTCGCGCAGCCCCTTCTTGGTCATCCGCGAGACGGTCACCTCCTCGGCACCGAGGAACGCCTCGACCGCGGCCGCGGCGTCCTCCGGGGTCGCCGGGAGGTCGATGATCCACTCGCTGGCGGTCAGCAGGTCGGCCAGCGCGCCCTTCGGCGAGGTGGCCGTGTCGACGACGTCGAGCAGGTCGAGGCCCTCGGGCATGACCTCGTCGAGCACACCCTGGGTGGCACCCGGGTCGACGACCTCACGCAGCGCCAGCTCGACGTACTCGGCCTCGCTCGCCGCCCCGGTCGGCGCCGCTCCGGCGTAGGAGATCCGCGGGTGGGGGTTGAAGCCCGAGGAGTAGGCGACCGGGATCCGTGCCCGCGCGACGGCCCGCTCGAAGGCGCGGCTGAAGTCACGGTGGCTGGTGAAACGGAGCCGGCCGCGCTTGGCATAACGGATGCGGAGACGCTGGACCGGCGGGGCCTGCTGTTCGGGCTGCTGACGCACGGGGTCGATTATGTCGGTCGTCGCCGCGATTACCCATCTGGCGTACGCACCGGGCGATGCCCGAGCGAGTGCCCGAGCGAATGGCAGGCCAACGGAATGTAACGGTTTGCATACGGAAAATGGGAGACTCGCGCGGTGACCCGACACAGGGACAGGAATCGTTCGGCACGCTTCAAGGAGCTGCTGCCGATCTTTGCGATCGTCCTCACCGTCGGGGCGATCGCCGCCCTGACCGTGCTCGCGCCGCGGCTCGACCGGGCGGAGAAGGCCTCGGCCGATGCCTCCACGTCGCCGTCGGCCGAGCCCGCACCGACCACGTCGGGGTCGCCGAGGCCGCTGCCCGAGTTCAAGAAGCTGGCCGCACCGCCCGCGATCGCCAAGGTGCCGAAGAAGCCGAAGATCGACCCGTGCGCGGCCCCGCGCGACATCACCGTGATGACCTTCAACATCAAGGGCGGCAAGGTCTCCCCCGGCGAGCTCGGCGGCATCGCCGACGTGATCCGGGCATCGGGAGCCGACGTCGTGCTCCTGCAGGAGGTCGACCAGAACCGGCGCCGCTCGGGCAACGTCGACCAGCCGGCGATCATCGCCTCCCACCTGGGGATGCAGTCGGTCTTCGGCGCCAACGACTGGATCACCGACCGGGGCGGCTACGGCAACGCGATCCTGTCCCGCTTCCCGATCGACGGCTCCGGCAACACCCACCTGCCCAACCGCGGCGGCAAGGAGCA
The sequence above is drawn from the Nocardioides albertanoniae genome and encodes:
- a CDS encoding winged helix DNA-binding domain-containing protein, whose amino-acid sequence is MRTVTDRERRARLARRHGLAPEHRYADVGTATQAMTVWHATEAATVHLALHARVDGLRIDDVEHALYEDRSLVKHLAMRRTLFAFPRDLLPAAMGSASARVAAQEGKNLHKWLTAGGVVEEQDAWLRDAYAATLAALADGVPRTSTQLRDLVPALDLRFRMGSPGKKWGGEFPIGRWVIGTLAAQGHLMRANNLGHWRLNKPAWTVTESWLGDTPVPLTAAEGYAELVRRWLWTFGPGTETDLVWWLGSTKSAVRAALATIGAVQVGLEGGGTGWVLPDDPIATDPEPETEPWAALVPTLDPTVMGWKERGFYLDGEDVAYLFDSNGNAGNTAWWDGRIVGAWAQDQEGQVHPIVRHDIGEDGTRALKAEAERLTQWLDGVVIVNVYKSRQMKEAKLP
- a CDS encoding endonuclease/exonuclease/phosphatase family protein translates to MTRHRDRNRSARFKELLPIFAIVLTVGAIAALTVLAPRLDRAEKASADASTSPSAEPAPTTSGSPRPLPEFKKLAAPPAIAKVPKKPKIDPCAAPRDITVMTFNIKGGKVSPGELGGIADVIRASGADVVLLQEVDQNRRRSGNVDQPAIIASHLGMQSVFGANDWITDRGGYGNAILSRFPIDGSGNTHLPNRGGKEQRGVLRADIIVSGQRLVVFNTHLDHTSDSLRRTQIGAVMSKVGAYDGAKILGGDLNSGAGSGVLGAVLGSLSDAGASLGASHDGGGRVDYLLPNSWLAAGDGRVSPTRLSDHHAVSIDFAVRGAADC
- a CDS encoding TIGR03936 family radical SAM-associated protein — protein: MRQQPEQQAPPVQRLRIRYAKRGRLRFTSHRDFSRAFERAVARARIPVAYSSGFNPHPRISYAGAAPTGAASEAEYVELALREVVDPGATQGVLDEVMPEGLDLLDVVDTATSPKGALADLLTASEWIIDLPATPEDAAAAVEAFLGAEEVTVSRMTKKGLREFDARAAVVRMSAAPREGGSRLQLLLRHGTPTVRPDDVVTGLERVGGLKVGPEHGGLPLLTRLTQGVFDEETGTIGDPLH